One Persicobacter psychrovividus DNA window includes the following coding sequences:
- the pgmB gene encoding beta-phosphoglucomutase, giving the protein MMNIKGCIFDLDGVVVDTAKYHFLAWKKLGQELGFDFTEQDNERLKGVSRMRSLDILLEIGGLSLTEEEKVAAATKKNEWYLEYIKQMKPEEILPGVLDFFKSLKEAGIKIALGSASKNAVLILNILDIKGYFDVIVDGNSVSKAKPDPEVFLQGAEKLGLTAEECVVFEDAEAGVEAAKNGGMRCVGIGEPAVLSKADVVVDGFNAFTIENLKQL; this is encoded by the coding sequence AGTTGTAGATACTGCGAAATACCACTTTTTGGCATGGAAAAAATTAGGCCAGGAGCTTGGTTTTGACTTTACTGAGCAGGATAACGAACGCCTGAAAGGAGTCAGTCGAATGCGTTCTTTGGATATTCTTTTGGAGATCGGTGGATTGTCGCTGACAGAAGAAGAGAAGGTTGCTGCGGCAACGAAAAAGAACGAATGGTATCTGGAGTACATCAAACAAATGAAGCCAGAGGAAATCCTTCCTGGTGTCCTTGATTTCTTCAAATCCTTAAAAGAGGCAGGTATTAAAATTGCATTGGGCTCCGCCTCAAAAAATGCGGTATTGATCCTCAATATCCTTGATATTAAAGGTTACTTCGACGTGATTGTTGATGGCAACTCGGTATCGAAAGCCAAGCCAGATCCTGAGGTATTTTTACAGGGTGCTGAAAAATTAGGATTGACAGCCGAAGAGTGTGTCGTGTTTGAAGATGCTGAAGCAGGAGTGGAAGCAGCTAAAAATGGCGGGATGCGTTGTGTGGGTATTGGTGAGCCTGCTGTTCTTTCAAAAGCGGATGTTGTCGTTGATGGCTTCAACGCTTTCACCATCGAAAATTTAAAACAACTATAA
- a CDS encoding family 65 glycosyl hydrolase domain-containing protein, with amino-acid sequence MNEYIKHFDWNIVEEGFDPANNRVSESLFSLGNGRMGGRGNFEEKYSGDSLLGNYVAGVYYPDKTRVGWWKNGYPEYFAKVLNAANWLGIHVQVDGEELDLATAKVANFKRDLNMKEGFLKRTFEATLPSGKQVAVTSTRFLSIVDDEGGAIRYEVKALNFSGDIKFTAFVDGDIENEDSNYDEKFWAEVAKENTAGEAYLVNETLKTGFHVATGMKWAITLNGETQTPAIEVASKEKYVENSAVVAVKEGDVATVFKYITNISSENHPKTELVSKAKAYLAMVSDKGFEQMLAEQAEAWAKKWEFSDILIEGDTKAQQGIRFNIFNMNQTYTGEDARLNIGPKGFTGEKYGGVTYWDTEAYCVPFYLMTADPHVVKNLLIYRHNHLEKAIENAAKLGFKDGAALYPMVTMNGEECHNEWEITFEEIHRNGAIAFAIYNYIRHTGDDQYLADYGFEVLLGITRFWTQRVNWSVGLNKYVMLGVTGPNEFDNNVDNNWYTSYIATWCMEYTTRAVEILKEKYADRYEALVAKNNFKEEEEISKWSDIREKMYLGYDEERGVFIQADGFFNKEQILVKDMDPAQLPIVHHWSWDRILRSNFIKQADVLQGIYLFEERFSTEEIKRNYDFYEPRTVHESSLSPCIHSILAGKIGDEERAYEFYLRTSRLDLDDYNADTRDGLHITSMAGTWMAVVEGFAGKRVYDDGMLRLAPFIPKEWGAYEFNITHQGALLQVRVTEGEVTIKNVSDVALTVAVYDQEVTVAGKNEITVQK; translated from the coding sequence ATGAACGAATATATAAAGCACTTCGATTGGAATATTGTTGAGGAAGGATTTGATCCTGCAAACAATAGAGTTTCAGAATCACTGTTTTCTCTTGGTAATGGCCGTATGGGTGGCCGTGGGAACTTTGAGGAGAAATATTCTGGCGACAGTCTTTTGGGGAACTATGTAGCAGGAGTTTACTATCCTGATAAAACTCGTGTGGGTTGGTGGAAAAATGGCTACCCAGAGTACTTTGCCAAAGTATTGAATGCGGCCAATTGGTTGGGGATTCATGTACAAGTGGACGGTGAAGAGCTGGATTTGGCTACGGCTAAAGTGGCGAATTTCAAGCGTGACCTGAACATGAAGGAAGGTTTTTTGAAAAGAACTTTCGAAGCTACTTTACCTTCAGGCAAGCAAGTGGCGGTAACTTCTACACGTTTCTTGTCGATTGTCGATGATGAAGGTGGTGCTATTCGTTATGAAGTGAAGGCGTTGAATTTCTCTGGAGATATTAAATTCACTGCTTTTGTGGATGGCGATATCGAGAATGAGGATTCTAACTATGATGAGAAATTCTGGGCGGAAGTTGCTAAAGAAAATACTGCAGGAGAAGCGTATTTGGTGAACGAAACACTGAAAACTGGCTTCCATGTAGCTACAGGAATGAAGTGGGCGATTACTTTGAATGGTGAAACACAAACACCAGCAATTGAAGTAGCCTCTAAAGAAAAATATGTAGAGAACAGTGCCGTTGTTGCGGTAAAAGAGGGCGATGTAGCAACAGTATTCAAATACATCACCAACATCTCTTCTGAGAACCACCCTAAAACAGAATTGGTCAGCAAGGCGAAAGCTTATTTGGCTATGGTTTCTGATAAAGGTTTCGAGCAGATGCTTGCCGAGCAGGCGGAAGCTTGGGCGAAGAAATGGGAATTCTCAGATATTCTTATTGAAGGAGATACCAAAGCACAGCAAGGTATTCGATTTAATATCTTCAACATGAATCAGACCTATACAGGTGAGGATGCTCGTTTGAACATTGGTCCTAAAGGATTCACTGGGGAGAAATACGGTGGGGTAACTTACTGGGATACGGAAGCATATTGCGTACCTTTTTACCTGATGACTGCAGATCCACACGTAGTGAAAAACTTGTTGATCTACCGTCATAACCACTTGGAGAAAGCCATTGAAAATGCAGCGAAACTCGGCTTTAAAGACGGTGCCGCGCTATATCCAATGGTAACCATGAATGGTGAAGAGTGCCATAATGAGTGGGAAATTACCTTCGAGGAAATTCACCGTAACGGTGCGATTGCCTTTGCTATTTATAACTACATTCGCCATACTGGTGATGACCAATATTTGGCAGATTACGGTTTCGAGGTGCTTCTGGGGATCACACGTTTCTGGACACAGCGTGTAAACTGGTCAGTTGGTTTGAACAAGTATGTGATGCTTGGCGTAACGGGTCCGAACGAGTTCGATAACAACGTTGATAACAACTGGTACACTTCTTATATCGCAACGTGGTGTATGGAATATACGACCCGTGCTGTTGAAATCCTGAAGGAAAAATATGCTGACCGCTATGAGGCGTTGGTAGCTAAAAATAACTTCAAGGAAGAAGAGGAGATCAGTAAATGGTCGGATATTCGCGAGAAAATGTACTTGGGTTACGATGAAGAAAGAGGCGTCTTTATTCAGGCTGATGGTTTCTTTAACAAAGAGCAAATCCTGGTAAAAGACATGGATCCTGCTCAGTTGCCAATCGTTCACCATTGGTCATGGGATCGTATCCTTCGCTCAAACTTCATCAAACAGGCGGATGTTTTGCAAGGAATTTACCTTTTTGAAGAGCGATTCTCAACAGAGGAAATTAAACGAAATTATGACTTCTATGAGCCACGTACCGTTCATGAATCATCGCTTTCCCCTTGTATTCACTCAATCCTTGCAGGTAAAATCGGTGATGAAGAACGTGCTTACGAATTCTATTTGAGAACGTCGCGTCTGGATTTGGATGATTACAATGCAGATACCCGTGATGGCTTGCACATTACCTCAATGGCTGGTACATGGATGGCCGTTGTTGAAGGTTTTGCAGGGAAGCGTGTTTATGATGATGGTATGTTGCGCTTGGCGCCATTCATTCCTAAAGAATGGGGTGCGTATGAATTTAACATTACGCATCAAGGCGCTTTGTTGCAAGTTCGCGTAACTGAAGGAGAGGTAACGATCAAAAACGTTTCTGATGTAGCTTTAACAGTTGCTGTTTACGATCAAGAAGTTACTGTAGCAGGAAAAAATGAGATTACTGTTCAAAAGTAA
- a CDS encoding LacI family DNA-binding transcriptional regulator has translation MKTQVTIKDIAKALNISPSTVSRALKDHPDISQKTKDAVNKIAAELDYHPNTIAQSLRKSRSNTIGVVVPELVHHFFASVISGIEDIAYKAGYRVVICQTNEDVTREKINISALISSRVDGVLCSMTKETKEYSHFKSIQNRNIPLIFFDRICNEIKADSVVVQDYEGAYEAVEHLIEQGCKRIAHFKGPDSLLITRQRLNGYYDAMRESHLQIDEDLIIQADDRESARKAIYDLVKSEEPMPDGIFCVNDNVAVGAMMQLREMGINVPREVKIVGFEDDTTFTRLTDPQISSVFQPAFEMGQRATEMFLDELKRKEAHPEKILEPKTPRIEVLKTKVVVRGSSNEQVAQQERARRNYLENV, from the coding sequence ATGAAGACACAAGTAACAATTAAGGACATCGCTAAGGCGTTAAACATTTCTCCATCGACGGTTTCAAGAGCGTTGAAGGACCATCCCGATATCAGCCAGAAAACCAAAGATGCCGTCAATAAAATTGCGGCCGAATTGGATTATCACCCGAATACCATTGCGCAGAGTTTGCGTAAAAGCCGATCGAATACCATTGGGGTAGTGGTGCCTGAATTGGTGCATCACTTCTTTGCCAGTGTAATTTCCGGGATTGAGGATATTGCCTATAAGGCAGGTTACCGTGTTGTTATTTGCCAGACCAACGAGGATGTTACTCGGGAAAAAATTAACATCAGTGCACTGATTTCTTCGAGAGTGGATGGCGTTTTATGCTCCATGACCAAAGAAACCAAAGAGTATAGTCACTTTAAATCAATTCAAAATCGAAATATTCCCTTAATATTTTTTGATCGAATTTGTAATGAAATCAAGGCGGACTCTGTAGTTGTGCAAGATTATGAAGGAGCCTATGAAGCTGTAGAACACCTGATAGAACAAGGGTGTAAGCGGATTGCGCACTTTAAAGGTCCAGATTCATTGCTGATCACTCGGCAGCGATTAAATGGCTATTATGATGCCATGAGGGAAAGTCATCTGCAAATTGACGAAGACTTAATTATTCAGGCTGATGATCGTGAATCTGCACGGAAGGCGATTTATGATTTGGTCAAGAGTGAAGAACCAATGCCTGACGGTATTTTCTGTGTGAATGATAATGTAGCGGTGGGTGCAATGATGCAGCTCCGTGAAATGGGAATCAATGTTCCGCGCGAAGTGAAGATTGTCGGATTTGAAGATGATACCACATTCACAAGGCTGACCGATCCGCAAATTAGTAGCGTATTTCAGCCCGCCTTTGAAATGGGGCAACGGGCAACCGAGATGTTCCTCGATGAGCTGAAAAGGAAAGAGGCCCATCCAGAAAAGATCTTGGAGCCAAAGACACCACGAATCGAGGTGCTGAAAACGAAGGTGGTGGTCAGAGGGAGTTCCAATGAGCAAGTGGCTCAGCAGGAACGAGCGAGAAGAAATTACCTGGAAAATGTTTAA
- a CDS encoding ROK family protein — protein MTNELKMENAYLGIDIGGTNTKFGIVTRTGELLEKVKYPTADLADQPNGYVEAFIEKLGAFLGDNKAIKKVGIGVPGTLGPKRRKTLEFPNIVGLGNIEFAKRLEQAFPDYQFRLENDANAAALGEFYFGETAVPPSYIFITLGTGVGGAAVINKQIFGGEGGNAMEIGHIPIGNGKSLEQSIGKKGIVGMAEKYIGSGEYKTKLKLSDNLDAKKIQKACLAGDEVGKKVFRRVGKYLAQGIVSNVRILDISTIILGGGVSAAYETIHPAMMKELKHWLTPYYLDKLQIKTASLANEAGILGAASLVIED, from the coding sequence ATGACAAATGAACTGAAAATGGAAAATGCTTATTTAGGGATTGATATCGGAGGGACCAATACAAAATTTGGAATTGTAACACGCACAGGGGAATTATTGGAAAAAGTGAAGTACCCAACTGCGGATTTGGCCGATCAGCCTAATGGCTATGTAGAAGCTTTTATTGAAAAATTAGGGGCTTTTCTGGGCGACAATAAGGCGATCAAAAAAGTTGGAATTGGGGTGCCTGGTACTTTGGGGCCAAAAAGACGCAAGACCCTGGAATTTCCAAATATTGTAGGGCTGGGCAATATTGAGTTTGCCAAACGATTGGAGCAGGCATTTCCTGATTATCAATTCCGTTTGGAAAATGACGCCAATGCGGCCGCCCTTGGCGAGTTTTATTTTGGCGAAACAGCAGTGCCTCCTTCTTATATTTTCATTACACTCGGTACAGGCGTTGGCGGTGCGGCGGTCATCAACAAGCAAATTTTTGGCGGAGAAGGTGGCAATGCCATGGAGATCGGTCATATTCCTATCGGTAATGGCAAAAGCCTCGAACAGAGTATCGGTAAAAAAGGCATTGTGGGTATGGCTGAAAAATATATCGGCAGTGGCGAATATAAAACCAAGCTGAAGCTGTCGGATAACCTTGATGCGAAAAAAATTCAAAAGGCCTGTCTTGCTGGTGATGAAGTCGGCAAAAAAGTTTTCCGAAGAGTAGGGAAGTATTTGGCACAGGGGATTGTTTCCAATGTCAGGATTCTGGATATCTCGACCATCATTCTTGGTGGAGGTGTATCCGCGGCCTATGAAACAATTCATCCCGCAATGATGAAAGAGCTCAAGCATTGGCTCACTCCGTATTATCTCGATAAGTTGCAGATAAAAACGGCCTCTTTGGCTAATGAAGCAGGTATTTTAGGTGCTGCCTCTTTGGTTATTGAAGATTAA